Proteins from a single region of Esox lucius isolate fEsoLuc1 chromosome 13, fEsoLuc1.pri, whole genome shotgun sequence:
- the rtn4r gene encoding reticulon-4 receptor, giving the protein MKTSVVEGGRVLFLMVWLNLVPRGVDCCPARCVCYSEPRPTVACQQQGLLYIPTEIPVRSQRIFLQSNKLTVVRSTSFSSVHNLTVLWLYSNNISHIEAGAFYGLERLEELDIGDNSNLRIISPTAFRGLSKLHTLHLHRCGLSELPVGAFKGLFSLQYLYLQDNNLLALHDNTFLDLVNLTYLFLHNNKIKTVSDHMLRGLVSLDRLLLHQNRVIYVQPRAFSDLRKLTTLFLFYNNLTVLTGETMDPLVSLQYLRLNGNQWVCDCRARTLWDWFKRFKGSSSELECNAPVELFGKDLKRLKSADLEGCVESPQIQTQLFSSKPRPGKFASTENPLGDGIPKCCLSENDKSSIISGKTIPDPSSYNSRQITNNPLKEKENISKTKFRDQERTKNETLRNKQSLNDGPLGTLSNNLDQSLVQLEDLEPSTAPTRKKKKCTKKPKSDAHCLKGHGSTMQAAVSFLFMSIIWFSLAMS; this is encoded by the coding sequence GGGGCCGAGTCCTGTTCCTAATGGTGTGGTTAAACCTGGTGCCTCGAGGAGTTGACTGCTGCCCGGCCAGATGTGTATGTTACAGTGAGCCGCGGCCCACTGTGGCCtgtcagcagcagggactgttGTACATTCCCACTGAAATCCCAGTGCGGAGCCAGCGGATATTCCTCCAGAGCAACAAGCTGACCGTGGTCCGTTCCACAAGCTTCAGCTCCGTCCACAACCTGACCGTCCTCTGGCTCTACTCCAACAACATCAGCCACATCGAGGCTGGGGCCTTCTATGGCCTTGAGcggctggaggagctggacatcGGGGACAACAGCAACCTGAGGATCATCAGCCCCACTGCCTTCAGGGGTCTGTCCAAGCTCCACACCCTCCACCTGCACAGGTGTGGCCTGTCCGAGTTACCAGTGGGTGCATTCAAGGGACTCTTTTCTTTGCAGTACCTCTATCTGCAGGACAATAACCTGCTTGCCCTACATGACAACACGTTCCTAGACCTGGTCAACCTTACCTATCTGTTCCTGCACAACAACAAGATCAAGACCGTGTCAGATCACATGCTGCGCGGCCTCGTCAGCCTCGACCGCTTACTGCTACACCAGAACAGGGTGATCTACGTCCAGCCGAGGGCGTTCAGCGACCTGAGGAAGCTGACAACACTATTCTTGTTCTACAACAACCTGACGGTGCTGACTGGGGAGACCATGGACCCATTGGTGTCACTCCAGTACCTTCGCCTCAACGGGAATCAGTGGGTGTGTGACTGTCGGGCTAGAACCCTGTGGGACTGGTTCAAACGCTTCAAGGGCTCCAGCTCGGAGCTCGAGTGCAATGCCCCAGTAGAGTTGTTTGGTAAGGACCTGAAACGGTTGAAGAGTGCTGATCTGGAAGGGTGCGTGGAAAGTCCCCAGATCCAAACCCAGCTCTTCAGCTCCAAACCCAGGCCCGGAAAATTCGCCTCCACAGAAAACCCTCTGGGCGATGGAATTCCCAAGTGCTGCCTTTCAGAAAATGATAAATCTTCTATTATCTCTGGTAAAACCATTCCGGACCCCTCATCCTACAACAGCCGCCAGATCACAAACAACCCTCtcaaagagaaagagaacataTCCAAGACCAAATTCAGGGATCAGGAACGAACAAAAAATGAGACACTCCGGAATAAGCAAAGTCTTAACGACGGTCCTTTGGGGACACTCTCCAACAACCTTGACCAGTCCTTAGTCCAACTGGAGGATCTGGAACCTTCTACTGCTCCAACTAGGAAGAAAAAGAAGTGCACTAAAAAGCCCAAATCTGACGCACATTGTCTCAAAGGCCATGGATCTACCATGCAGGCTGCAGTGAGCTTTCTTTTCATGTCCATAATCTGGTTCTCTTTGGCCATGTCTTAG